A section of the Pseudomonas tritici genome encodes:
- a CDS encoding MFS transporter, giving the protein MDTVQNPPDPTVLARAATKVKRHVLPLFVVMFIVNYIDRVNIGFVRSHLEIDLGIGAAAYGLGAGLFFIGYAIFEVPSNLLLQRYGARAWLTRIMFTWGAAAMAMAFVKGETSFYVLRFVLGAAEAGFFPGVIYYFTQWLPASERGKAMAIFLSGSAIASVISGPVSGALLHINGFSLHGWQWMFLIEGFASIVLCGFVWFWLQSRPDQATWLSAEEKHALVSAIEAEQLAREAVRTVRPSMFKLLADRQIALFCFIYFSIALTIYGATFWLPSMIKKMGNLGDFQVGLFNSIPWLISIVAMYGFAALASKWKHQQAWVALMLVIAAFGMFMSTTGGPVFAFVAICFAAIGFKAASALFWPIPQGYLDARIAAAVIALINSVGNLGGFVAPTTFGLLEQTTGSIEGGLYGLAATSLVAAVVVFFARTAPRGTVPPTPTTHQHASRPGPQGAAS; this is encoded by the coding sequence GACCCGACCGTGCTCGCCCGTGCGGCCACCAAGGTCAAGCGTCATGTACTGCCATTATTTGTGGTGATGTTCATCGTCAACTACATCGACCGGGTCAACATTGGCTTTGTGCGCAGCCATTTGGAGATCGACCTGGGCATTGGCGCGGCCGCCTACGGCCTCGGTGCCGGTTTGTTCTTCATTGGCTACGCGATCTTTGAAGTGCCGTCCAACCTGCTCCTGCAGCGCTACGGCGCAAGGGCCTGGCTGACGCGCATCATGTTCACCTGGGGCGCGGCCGCGATGGCCATGGCCTTCGTCAAAGGTGAAACCAGTTTTTATGTCCTGCGTTTTGTCCTCGGCGCCGCCGAGGCCGGTTTTTTTCCCGGTGTCATCTACTACTTCACGCAGTGGCTGCCAGCCTCCGAGCGCGGCAAGGCCATGGCGATTTTCCTCAGCGGCTCTGCCATTGCCTCGGTGATTTCCGGCCCGGTGTCGGGGGCCTTGCTGCACATCAATGGTTTTAGCCTGCATGGCTGGCAGTGGATGTTTCTGATTGAAGGGTTTGCCTCGATCGTGCTCTGTGGCTTTGTATGGTTCTGGTTGCAGTCCCGTCCCGATCAGGCGACATGGCTCAGCGCAGAGGAAAAACACGCGTTGGTGAGTGCCATCGAGGCGGAACAGCTAGCGCGTGAAGCCGTCCGGACTGTCCGACCCTCGATGTTCAAGCTGCTCGCCGACAGACAAATCGCGCTGTTTTGCTTTATTTACTTTTCCATCGCCCTGACCATCTATGGCGCCACCTTCTGGCTGCCCAGCATGATCAAGAAAATGGGCAACCTGGGCGACTTCCAGGTGGGCTTGTTCAATTCGATTCCCTGGTTGATTTCCATCGTCGCCATGTACGGTTTCGCCGCCCTCGCCAGCAAATGGAAGCACCAGCAGGCATGGGTTGCGCTGATGCTGGTGATTGCCGCGTTCGGTATGTTCATGTCTACCACCGGCGGGCCGGTGTTCGCCTTTGTCGCCATCTGTTTTGCCGCGATTGGCTTCAAGGCCGCCTCTGCCTTGTTCTGGCCAATTCCCCAGGGTTATCTGGATGCCCGGATCGCCGCGGCGGTGATTGCCTTGATCAATTCGGTCGGCAACCTGGGAGGCTTTGTCGCCCCCACCACCTTTGGTTTGCTGGAACAGACCACCGGCTCCATCGAAGGCGGGCTGTATGGCCTGGCCGCTACCTCCCTGGTGGCGGCGGTGGTGGTGTTTTTTGCGCGCACCGCACCAAGGGGCACCGTGCCCCCCACACCGACTACACATCAGCACGCTTCGCGTCCAGGCCCACAGGGAGCAGCCTCTTGA